Proteins from one Xiphophorus hellerii strain 12219 chromosome 8, Xiphophorus_hellerii-4.1, whole genome shotgun sequence genomic window:
- the cdc26 gene encoding anaphase-promoting complex subunit CDC26: MLRRKPTRLELKIDDTEEFESVKKELEARKRQREEAGPGAGVGGASVVGVDMIGGGASASSTAASRAELINERIGYKPHPKPATLPTLFGSLQF, from the exons ATGCTGCGGAGGAAACCGACCCGATTGGAGCTGAAGATCGACGACACCGAGGAATTCGAGAGCGTTAAAAAGGAGCTGGAG GCCAGAAAACGACAGAGAGAGGAAGCTGGGCCAGGAGCtggagtgggcggggcttctGTCGTTGGTGTTGATATGATTGGGGGCGGAGCCTCTGCATCCTCCACCGCTGCTTCGAGGGCGGAGCTTATCAACGAGCGAATCGGCTACAAGCCCCACCCCAAGCCGGCGACGCTGCCGACCTTATTTGGAAgtttacagttttaa
- the prpf4 gene encoding U4/U6 small nuclear ribonucleoprotein Prp4, with product MSDEEDSAPAVKKSRVFYGSLEEKERQRITMETASGAAAGSDALKAGIRAGNINISSGETMEMEERVSERQLEALAEFERRRRARQITVSTDDAEVKAGLRALGEPITLFGEGPADRRERLRSVLSVVGPDALKRSRKDEERAKRSRDECLQTWYHEGPASLKEARLWLARYSLPRAMRRLEAARALKEVAEATKTIRQQELHKSLRNLNNFCSQIGDDRPISFCHFSPDSKMLATASWSGLCKLWSVPDCALIRTLRGHNTNVGAVAFRPQAGVSLDRSDVSLASCAADGTVKLWNLESDEPVADIEGHGDRVSRVSWHPSGRFLGTTCYDRSWRLWDLQLQEEILHQEGHSKGVHDISFHPDGSLAATGGLDAFGRVWDLRTGRCVVFLEGHLKEIYSVHFSPNGHHLATGSGDNTCKVWELRNRKCLYTVPAHQNLLSAVRFQPTDGHFLLTGAYDNTAKIWSHPGWMPLKTLAGHEGKVMGVDVSPDGKLIATCSYDRTFKLWLSE from the exons ATGTCGGACGAGGAAGACTCGGCTCCGGCCGTGAAGAAGAGCCGCGTGTTCTATGGCAGCCTGGAGGAGAAGGAGCGGCAGCGCATCACCATGGAGACGGCCAGCGGCGCTGCCGCAGGAAGTGATGCGCTGAAGGCGGGCATCAGAGCAGGAAACATCAACATCTCATCAG GAGAGACCATGGAGATGGAGGAGCGGGTCAGTGAGCGCCAGCTGGAGGCGCTGGCCGAGTTCGAGCGGCGCCGCCGAGCGCGACAGATCACCGTCTCCACCGACGACGCCGAGGTGAAGGCCGGCCTTCGAGCGCTGGGAGAGCCAATCACGCTGTTCGGAGAGGGGCCGGCCGACCGCCGAGAGAG GCTGCGCAGCGTTCTGTCTGTCGTCGGTCCGGACGCCCTGAAGAGATCCAGGAAGGACGAAGAGAGAGCCAAGAGGTCACGGGACGAG TGTCTGCAGACGTGGTACCATGAAGGCCCCGCCTCCCTGAAGGAAGCTCGCCTCTGGTTGGCTAGATATTCTCTACCACG GGCGATGAGGCGTCTGGAAGCCGCACGCGCTTTGAAGGAGGTTGCCGAGGCGACGAAGACGATCCGCCAGCAGGAGCTGCACAAGTCACTGAGG aATCTGAACAACTTCTGCAGTCAGATTGGAGACGATCGGCCAATCAGCTTCTGCCACTTCAGTCCGGACTCCAAGATGCTCGCCACGGCGTCCTG GAGCGGCCTGTGCAAGCTGTGGTCGGTCCCGGACTGCGCCCTGATCCGGACCCTGAGAG GACACAACACCAACGTGGGCGCCGTGGCGTTCCGCCCGCAGGCCGGCGTCTCTCTGGACCGGTCCGATGTCAGCCTGGCGTCCTGCGCCGCCGACGGGACGGTGAAGCTGTGGAACCTGGAGAG TGACGAGCCAGTGGCGGACATCGAGGGTCACGGTGATCGGGTTTCCAGAGTTTCCTGGCATCCGTCCGGAAGATTCCTGGGAACCACCTG CTACGACCGCTCCTGGCGTCTCTGGgatctgcagctgcaggaggaaatTCTCCACCAGGAAGGTCACAGCAAAGGAGTTCATGACATCAGCTTCCATCCTGACGGCTCCTTGGCTGCTACAGG AGGGCTCGATGCCTTCGGCAGGGTGTGGGACCTGAGGACGGGGCGCTGCGTGGTTTTCCTGGAGGGACACCTGAAGGAGATCTACAGCGTTCACTTCAGTCCTAACGG CCATCACCTGGCCACAGGAAGTGGAGACAACACCTGTAAGGTGTGGGAGCTGCGCAACAGGAAGTGCCTGTACACAGTCCCCGCCCACCAGAACCTGCTGTCTGCCGTCCGATTCCAac CCACTGacggtcacttcctgttgacCGGAGCTTACGACAACACGGCGAAGATTTGGAGCCACCCAGGCTGGATGCCGCTGAAGACGCTAGCAGGACACGAGGGGAAG GTGATGGGCGTGGACGTGTCACCTGACGGCAAGCTGATCGCCACCTGCTCCTACGACCGAACCTTCAAACTCTGGCTGTCAGagtga
- the LOC116724888 gene encoding putative ferric-chelate reductase 1 gives MGSIRHHGRPKQLDLLKQQNNWNILGKLSGLDLNKTFPVSSLKKRGCNVWTHPQRQKNLILNNLLILTKFFIHSWRAPDTGNRFSHKTSSKFRRFQEAESFMLVKPGGAEAQNRFQLPAGNRKFPLLPQAFITASCCSGNQRTAASAGFPPIISPAGAKPRPQQVYLRLLLSCSIASELLRIMKRIALLLVLTWAAPAAHCYPSGLVSESCADMTPNHSVAPQTTTAPFTVSVERSGTAPGGQVKVSLQGPSSGPFTGFLLEAREPGGQSAVGSFLLGSGPARLLTCFQKLNSAVSHSSASPKTNIQVTWQPDPDRTVGAVQFQASFVQSYRTFWVGVKSPVLSLNRSQAADTATLSPGSTPISNVGCGSTKLCFSQPLNCNPSISSNCFFMSAKLLTPPESGVRYELSGPGEGYIAFGWSDDQKMGEDDIYICGLSSAGGVDVQRAFSVGRKAPTVQSKGNVSDIQTSNQNGVLTCTFTSKNAIFTSSSSSFSSNKLFYLLLAYGPSTNGTIMQHQKAYSSSQQVALTSTDVIQSDGKEQMIRAHGCLMLLAWMTLGPLGMVVARYLRRSSQVQMCGKDLWFVIHVSVMSFTVVITIIAFILAFTYLGGWEYGVHPVLGCLVLTLTLIQPILALMRCAPQHPRRFLFNWAHFVIAVSLKLLAVATVFTGMMMMDSSGWLTKVLGGFTGWEALLLILMELQARWRSAADGSDPVQPDTVGRDVLLVALFLTGNLSFLIALLAGIGQAVHS, from the exons ATGGGTTCCATACGCCACCACGGCAGGCCCAAACAGCTGGACCTTTTGAAGCAACAGaacaactggaacattttgGGGAAACTTTCAGGACTGGATctcaacaaaacatttcctgtaTCATCCCTTAAAAAGAGAGGCTGTAATGTTTGGACCCACCCACAGAGACAGAAGAACCTCATACTGAACAACCTGCTGATCCTCACCAAATTCTTCATCCACTCCT GGCGCGCTCCCGACACagggaacagattttcacacAAGACCAGCTCCAAGTTCAGACGGTTCCAGGAAGCTGAGAGCTTCATGCTGGTGAAGCCAGGAGGAGCTGAAG CACAGAATCGCTTCCAGCTTCctgcaggaaacaggaagttcccTCTGCTCCCTCAGGCGTTTATAACCGCGAGCTGCTGCTCAGGAAACCAGAGAACTGCAGCTTCAGCCGGCTTCCCTCCCATCATATCACCTGCCGGCGCTAAGCCCCGCCCTCAGCAGGTATacctccgtctcctcctctcctGCAGCATAGCATCGGAACTGCTGCGCATCATGAAGCGGATCgcgctgctgctggttctgacctgGGCCGCTCCGGCCGCCCACTGCTACCCCTCAGGCTTGGTGTCGGAGAGCTGCGCGGACATGACCCCCAACCACTCCGTCGCCCCTCAGACCACCACCGCGCCGTTCACCGTCAGCGTGGAGCGAAGCGGCACTGCGCCTGGAggacaggtcaaag TCTCTCTCCAGGGTCCGAGTTCTGGTCCGTTTACCGGGTTCCTGCTGGAGGCCAGAGAGCCGGGGGGCCAGTCTGCTGTGGGCTCGTTTCTACTGGGTTCTGGTCCGGCCCGGCTCCTCACTTGCTTCCAGAAACTC AACTCTGCCGTCTCCCACTCCTCTGCCTCTCCAAAGACCAACATCCAGGTGACGTGGCAGCCGGACCCAGACAGAACCGTTGGAGCGGTCCAGTTCCA AGCCTCCTTTGTTCAAAGCTACAGAACTTTCTGGGTCGGAGTGAAAAGTCCGGTTCTGAGTCTGAATAGGAGCCAGGCCGCGGATACCGCCACCCTGTCTCCCGGGTCTACT CCCATCTCCAATGTCGGTTGCGGTTCCACCAAGCTGTGCTTCAGCCAGCCCCTAAACTGTAATCCCTCCATCAGCTCCAACTGCTTCTTCATGTCAGCCAAGCTTCTGACTCCACCCGAATCCGGGGTCCGCTATGAGCTGTCCGGACCTGGTGAAGGATACATAGCTTTTGGGTGGTCAGATGATCAGAAGATG GGTGAAGATGACATCTACATCTGTGGCCTGAGCAGTGCTGGAGGTGTTGATGTGCAGCGGGCCTTCTCTGTTGGACGGAAAGCTCCAACGGTTCAATCTAAG GGAAACGTCTCAGATATACAGACCTCCAACCAGAACGGGGTCCTGACCTGCACATTCACCTCCAAGAACGCCATCTTCActtccagcagctccagcttcAGTTCCAACAAACTCTTCTACCTGCTGCTGGCCTATGGACCCAGCACCAATG GGACCATCATGCAGCACCAGAAAGCTTATAGCAGCAGCCAACAGGTGGCGCTGACATCTACTGATGTGATCCAAAGTGATGGAAAGGAGCAGATGATCAGAGCCCACG GTTGCCTGATGCTGCTCGCCTGGATGACTTTGGGTCCGCTGGGGATGGTGGTGGCTCGGTACCTTAGAAGATCCAGCCAGGTCCAGATGTGTGGCAAAGATCTGTGGTTTGTG ATCCATGTCTCCGTGATGAGCTTCACCGTGGTAATCACCATCATCGCCTTCATCCTCGCCTTCACATACCTTGGCGGCTGGGAATAC GGAGTTCATCCGGTGCTGGGCTGCCTGGTTCTGACTCTGACGCTGATCCAGCCCATCCTGGCCTTGATGCGCTGCGCGCCGCAGCATCCAAG gAGGTTCCTGTTCAACTGGGCTCATTTCGTCATCGCCGTGTCTCTGAAGCTCTTAGCGG TGGCGACCGTCTTTACAGGCATGATGATGATGGACAGCAGCGGCTGGCTGACGAAGGTTCTGGGCGGGTTCACCGGCTGGGAGGCGCTGCTGCTCATCCTGATGGAGCTGCAAGCCAGATGGCGGAGCGCCGCAG ACGGCAGCGATCCTGTGCAGCCTGACACG GTGGGACGGGACGTCCTGCTGGTGGCGCTCTTCCTCACTGGGAACCTGTCCTTCCTCATCGCCCTGCTGGCTGGAATAGGACAGGCGGTGCATTCCTAG